In a single window of the Thunnus maccoyii chromosome 7, fThuMac1.1, whole genome shotgun sequence genome:
- the LOC121900188 gene encoding cyclin-dependent kinase-like 5 isoform X2 — translation MKIPDIGDVMNKFEVLGIVGEGAYGVVLKCRHKDTNEIVAIKKFKDSEENEEVKETTLRELKMLRTLKQENIVELKEAFRRRGKLYLVFEYVEKNMLELLEELPNGVPTEKARSYIYQLIKAIHWCHKHDIVHRDIKPENLLISSDDVLKLCDFGFARNLSEGTDANYTEYVATRWYRSPELLLGAPYGKAVDMWSVGCILGELSDGQPLFPGESEIDQLFTIQKVLGPLPPEQMKLFYNNPRFHGLRFPAVNHPQTLERRYLGIIGGALLDLLKSLLLLNPTERFLTEQSLNHHAFQTLRLVERPGPPTPTPVRSSKRKPHHGDNTTPSRSHGGKSSGSHRSSSRECSSLPRHEDLHPSNDGFLNGNMPTAINLSPTLHPKNYQPQIFNHSTSCNMDMASSNLPHLLSPGEAKSKGDFDMNLGSKVSDGPGAKYLKSNFRSQQNRHSFVEGKTNTLQSGEKHSRHSYMESHSSTPSSSKFAYLNLSKSYGTLSDAKSVGNLNDVHLYADEPTSRYFPSSCLDLTAPSSPAARRVDRLGPGTAGRGSMRADRESNTLDSSYRRSSTRHKASEEAQSPDALDPGESGIERSHAHSLSAPHDPMSYGQGYTSPFSSQQRPHRHSMYVRRDHQRTHGTDEGLVVGQGMPTRASSLQLLSPQLQHRTLPRHSGGSSREEDMSRSEQAPTEVTHSRPPIRDSTRDNTASFHTQRQKSEVGLYHDQQTEDGGSSKENRNIYSESMPRRVGSFYRVPSPRPDNSFHDSRGQSRGSGLAGDGSNLTNHSKRQPAFDPWTGPDTVVLNPSEPSKEKEKQGFFRAIKKKKKKSQMVPSDGVDTVIQKSSRSSGHQSSRHRTRDKSRDRDQERDRDRDKDWPPEKLSDSHSPSQPLKSLRKLLHLSSSSSNQTTPSDMRYQPLPNPASAQGGFTESRGHSGVSTPQLKSRQTGYPLPTQLESGWHTSALGRPEGNPYPEQMSIKGGQNGHGFGRPSRSRMPNLNDLKETAL, via the exons GACACCAATGAAATTGTGGCCATTAAGAAATTCAAAGACAGTGAAG AAAATGAGGAGGTTAAAGAAACAACACTCCGGGAGCTTAAGATGCTCCGAACCCTCAAGCAGGAGAACATTGTTGAGTTGAAAGAGGCCTTCCGCAGGAGAGGAAAGCTGTATCTTGTCTTTGAGTATGTGGAAAAG aacATGCTTGAGCTGCTTGAGGAGCTGCCAAACGGTGTGCCGACTGAGAAAGCTCGCAGCTACATCTACCAGTTAATCAAAGCAATTCACTGGTGCCATAAGCATGACATTGTTCACCGGG ACATAAAGCCAGAAAACCTTCTCATCAGCTCTGATGACGTACTCAAATTATGTGACTTTG GCTTTGCACGTAATCTCTCTGAGGGGACTGATGCGAATTACACCGAGTATGTGGCCACTAGATGGTACCGCTCTCCCGAACTCCTGCTTGG GGCTCCTTATGGGAAGGCAGTGGACATGTGGTCAGTGGGCTGCATCTTAGGAGAGCTGAGTGACGGGCAGCCTCTGTTTCCAGGAGAGAGTGAGATTGACCAACTCTTCACCATCCAGAAAGTGTTGGGACCTCTGCCACCAGAGCAGATGAAGCTGTTCTATAACAACCCCCGCTTCCATGGGCTACGG tTCCCTGCTGTGAACCACCCCCAAACCTTGGAGCGAAGATACCTTGGTATCATCGGCGGAGCCCTGCTGGACCTGCTGAAG AGCCTGCTATTGCTGAACCCGACGGAGCGTTTTCTCACAGAGCAGAGCCTGAACCACCACGCCTTCCAGACCCTGCGGCTGGTGGAGCGGCCCGGCCCACCTACACCTACACCTGTACGCTCCTCCAAGAGAAAACCTCACCATGGAGACAACACCACCCCCAGCAG GAGCCACGGGGGAAAGAGCTCAGGAAGCCACCgctccagcagcagagagtgCTCCAGCTTGCCTCGGCACGAAGACCTCCACCCCAGCAACGACGGCTTTCTCAACGGCAACATGCCCACAGCGATCAACCTCAGTCCCACCCTGCATCCCAAGAACTACCAGCCGCAGATCTTCAACCACTCCACCTCGTGCAACATGGACATGGCCAGCAGCAACCTGCCTCATCTGCTCAGCCCCGGCGAGGCCAAGAGCAAGGGCGACTTCGACATGAACTTGGGGTCCAAGGTGTCCGACGGCCCCGGAGCCAAGTACCTCAAATCCAACTTCCGCTCGCAGCAGAACCGCCACTCTTTTGTGGAGGGGAAGACCAACACGCTTCAGTCAGGGGAGAAACACAGTCGACACAGCTACATGGAGTCTCACAGCTCCACGCCGTCCTCCTCTAAGTTCGCCTACTTGAACTTATCAAAGAGCTACGGCACGCTTAGTGATGCCAAGTCAGTGGGGAACTTGAATGATGTGCATCTTTATGCCGATGAGCCTACATCTCGTTATTTCCCCTCCAGCTGCCTTGACCTCACAGCTCCGAGCAGCCCAGCAGCCCGCCGAGTTGACAGACTGGGACCGGGCACAGCTGGCAGAGGAAGCATGCGCGCGGACAGAGAGAGCAACACGCTGGACTCGTCATACAGGCGCTCCTCCACCCGCCACAAGGCCTCAGAAGAGGCCCAGTCGCCAGATGCCCTGGACCCAGGAGAGAGTGGCATCGAAAGAAGTCACGCTCATTCTCTGTCCGCCCCGCATGACCCTATGTCTTATGGTCAGGGATACACCAGCCCCTTCTCCTCCCAGCAACGGCCGCACCGCCACTCCATGTATGTACGGAGGGACCACCAGAGGACACACGGAACGGACGAGGGGCTAGTGGTGGGGCAGGGCATGCCCACCAGAGCCAGCAGCCTGCAGCTCCTGTCTCCACAGCTGCAGCACCGCACACTGCCTCGCCACTCTGGGGGCTCCTCCAGAGAAGAAGACATGAGCAGG AGCGAACAGGCACCCACTGAGGTCACCCACAGCAGACCCCCAATAAGGGACTCCACAAGGGACAACACCGCATCTTTTCACACACAGCGGCAAAAAAGCGAG GTTGGCTTATATCACGACCAGCAAACAGAAGATGGGGGCTCTTCCAAAGAGAACCGCAACATCTACAGTGAATCCATGCCTAGGAGGGTGGGCAGCTTCTACAGAG TCCCTTCTCCCCGGCCAGACAACTCCTTCCATGATAGCAGGGGTCAGAGCCGTGGCTCTGGCCTGGCAGGGGACGGCAGCAATTTGACGAACCACTCCAAACGCCAGCCAGCCTTCGACCCCTG GACCGGCCCAGACACTGTAGTCTTGAACCCCTCTGAGCCAtccaaagaaaaggaaaagcaggGATTCTTCAGAgcaataaagaagaaaaagaaaaaatctcaAATG GTTCCTAGTGATGGGGTGGATACAGTCATCCAGAAGTCCTCCAGGTCCTCGGGTCATCAGAGCAGCCGCCACAGGACTCGTGACAAGAGCAGAGACCGGGACCAAGAGCGAGACCGAGACAGGGACAAGGACTGGCCACCTGAGAAACTGTCTGATTCACACTCGCCG AGTCAGCCACTGAAGTCTTTGCGCAAGCTCCTGCACctttcttcctcatcctccaaCCAGACCACACCCTCTGATATGCGCTACCAACCGCTACCTAATCCAGCCTCTGCTCAAGGTGGTTTCACCGAAAGCAGGGGTCACTCAGGGGTCAGTACGCCCCAGCTGAAGAGCCGACAGACAGGCTACCCACTACCCACACAGCTGGAGTCCGGCTGGCACACGTCCGCCTTGGGCCGCCCTGAAGGAAACCCCTACCCGGAGCAAATGAGCATCAAGGGGGGCCAGAATGGGCACGGCTTCGGACGCCCCTCCAGGTCTCGTATGCCAAACCTCAACGACCTGAAAGAGACGGCTCTGTGA
- the LOC121900188 gene encoding cyclin-dependent kinase-like 5 isoform X1, producing the protein MKIPDIGDVMNKFEVLGIVGEGAYGVVLKCRHKDTNEIVAIKKFKDSEENEEVKETTLRELKMLRTLKQENIVELKEAFRRRGKLYLVFEYVEKNMLELLEELPNGVPTEKARSYIYQLIKAIHWCHKHDIVHRDIKPENLLISSDDVLKLCDFGFARNLSEGTDANYTEYVATRWYRSPELLLGAPYGKAVDMWSVGCILGELSDGQPLFPGESEIDQLFTIQKVLGPLPPEQMKLFYNNPRFHGLRFPAVNHPQTLERRYLGIIGGALLDLLKSLLLLNPTERFLTEQSLNHHAFQTLRLVERPGPPTPTPVRSSKRKPHHGDNTTPSRSHGGKSSGSHRSSSRECSSLPRHEDLHPSNDGFLNGNMPTAINLSPTLHPKNYQPQIFNHSTSCNMDMASSNLPHLLSPGEAKSKGDFDMNLGSKVSDGPGAKYLKSNFRSQQNRHSFVEGKTNTLQSGEKHSRHSYMESHSSTPSSSKFAYLNLSKSYGTLSDAKSVGNLNDVHLYADEPTSRYFPSSCLDLTAPSSPAARRVDRLGPGTAGRGSMRADRESNTLDSSYRRSSTRHKASEEAQSPDALDPGESGIERSHAHSLSAPHDPMSYGQGYTSPFSSQQRPHRHSMYVRRDHQRTHGTDEGLVVGQGMPTRASSLQLLSPQLQHRTLPRHSGGSSREEDMSRSEQAPTEVTHSRPPIRDSTRDNTASFHTQRQKSEVGLYHDQQTEDGGSSKENRNIYSESMPRRVGSFYRVPSPRPDNSFHDSRGQSRGSGLAGDGSNLTNHSKRQPAFDPWTGPDTVVLNPSEPSKEKEKQGFFRAIKKKKKKSQMMEVPDGRPPVIKKCLFPLFSPKNNIKYSSSVRVLPVVSSPMVPSDGVDTVIQKSSRSSGHQSSRHRTRDKSRDRDQERDRDRDKDWPPEKLSDSHSPSQPLKSLRKLLHLSSSSSNQTTPSDMRYQPLPNPASAQGGFTESRGHSGVSTPQLKSRQTGYPLPTQLESGWHTSALGRPEGNPYPEQMSIKGGQNGHGFGRPSRSRMPNLNDLKETAL; encoded by the exons GACACCAATGAAATTGTGGCCATTAAGAAATTCAAAGACAGTGAAG AAAATGAGGAGGTTAAAGAAACAACACTCCGGGAGCTTAAGATGCTCCGAACCCTCAAGCAGGAGAACATTGTTGAGTTGAAAGAGGCCTTCCGCAGGAGAGGAAAGCTGTATCTTGTCTTTGAGTATGTGGAAAAG aacATGCTTGAGCTGCTTGAGGAGCTGCCAAACGGTGTGCCGACTGAGAAAGCTCGCAGCTACATCTACCAGTTAATCAAAGCAATTCACTGGTGCCATAAGCATGACATTGTTCACCGGG ACATAAAGCCAGAAAACCTTCTCATCAGCTCTGATGACGTACTCAAATTATGTGACTTTG GCTTTGCACGTAATCTCTCTGAGGGGACTGATGCGAATTACACCGAGTATGTGGCCACTAGATGGTACCGCTCTCCCGAACTCCTGCTTGG GGCTCCTTATGGGAAGGCAGTGGACATGTGGTCAGTGGGCTGCATCTTAGGAGAGCTGAGTGACGGGCAGCCTCTGTTTCCAGGAGAGAGTGAGATTGACCAACTCTTCACCATCCAGAAAGTGTTGGGACCTCTGCCACCAGAGCAGATGAAGCTGTTCTATAACAACCCCCGCTTCCATGGGCTACGG tTCCCTGCTGTGAACCACCCCCAAACCTTGGAGCGAAGATACCTTGGTATCATCGGCGGAGCCCTGCTGGACCTGCTGAAG AGCCTGCTATTGCTGAACCCGACGGAGCGTTTTCTCACAGAGCAGAGCCTGAACCACCACGCCTTCCAGACCCTGCGGCTGGTGGAGCGGCCCGGCCCACCTACACCTACACCTGTACGCTCCTCCAAGAGAAAACCTCACCATGGAGACAACACCACCCCCAGCAG GAGCCACGGGGGAAAGAGCTCAGGAAGCCACCgctccagcagcagagagtgCTCCAGCTTGCCTCGGCACGAAGACCTCCACCCCAGCAACGACGGCTTTCTCAACGGCAACATGCCCACAGCGATCAACCTCAGTCCCACCCTGCATCCCAAGAACTACCAGCCGCAGATCTTCAACCACTCCACCTCGTGCAACATGGACATGGCCAGCAGCAACCTGCCTCATCTGCTCAGCCCCGGCGAGGCCAAGAGCAAGGGCGACTTCGACATGAACTTGGGGTCCAAGGTGTCCGACGGCCCCGGAGCCAAGTACCTCAAATCCAACTTCCGCTCGCAGCAGAACCGCCACTCTTTTGTGGAGGGGAAGACCAACACGCTTCAGTCAGGGGAGAAACACAGTCGACACAGCTACATGGAGTCTCACAGCTCCACGCCGTCCTCCTCTAAGTTCGCCTACTTGAACTTATCAAAGAGCTACGGCACGCTTAGTGATGCCAAGTCAGTGGGGAACTTGAATGATGTGCATCTTTATGCCGATGAGCCTACATCTCGTTATTTCCCCTCCAGCTGCCTTGACCTCACAGCTCCGAGCAGCCCAGCAGCCCGCCGAGTTGACAGACTGGGACCGGGCACAGCTGGCAGAGGAAGCATGCGCGCGGACAGAGAGAGCAACACGCTGGACTCGTCATACAGGCGCTCCTCCACCCGCCACAAGGCCTCAGAAGAGGCCCAGTCGCCAGATGCCCTGGACCCAGGAGAGAGTGGCATCGAAAGAAGTCACGCTCATTCTCTGTCCGCCCCGCATGACCCTATGTCTTATGGTCAGGGATACACCAGCCCCTTCTCCTCCCAGCAACGGCCGCACCGCCACTCCATGTATGTACGGAGGGACCACCAGAGGACACACGGAACGGACGAGGGGCTAGTGGTGGGGCAGGGCATGCCCACCAGAGCCAGCAGCCTGCAGCTCCTGTCTCCACAGCTGCAGCACCGCACACTGCCTCGCCACTCTGGGGGCTCCTCCAGAGAAGAAGACATGAGCAGG AGCGAACAGGCACCCACTGAGGTCACCCACAGCAGACCCCCAATAAGGGACTCCACAAGGGACAACACCGCATCTTTTCACACACAGCGGCAAAAAAGCGAG GTTGGCTTATATCACGACCAGCAAACAGAAGATGGGGGCTCTTCCAAAGAGAACCGCAACATCTACAGTGAATCCATGCCTAGGAGGGTGGGCAGCTTCTACAGAG TCCCTTCTCCCCGGCCAGACAACTCCTTCCATGATAGCAGGGGTCAGAGCCGTGGCTCTGGCCTGGCAGGGGACGGCAGCAATTTGACGAACCACTCCAAACGCCAGCCAGCCTTCGACCCCTG GACCGGCCCAGACACTGTAGTCTTGAACCCCTCTGAGCCAtccaaagaaaaggaaaagcaggGATTCTTCAGAgcaataaagaagaaaaagaaaaaatctcaAATG ATGGAAGTCCCTGATGGAAGGCCTCCTGTCATCAAGAAATGTCTTTTCCCTCTGTTTAGCCCAAAGAATAACATAAAGTATAGCTCCTCTGTGAGAGTCCTCCCTGTAGTGTCCTCTCCCATG GTTCCTAGTGATGGGGTGGATACAGTCATCCAGAAGTCCTCCAGGTCCTCGGGTCATCAGAGCAGCCGCCACAGGACTCGTGACAAGAGCAGAGACCGGGACCAAGAGCGAGACCGAGACAGGGACAAGGACTGGCCACCTGAGAAACTGTCTGATTCACACTCGCCG AGTCAGCCACTGAAGTCTTTGCGCAAGCTCCTGCACctttcttcctcatcctccaaCCAGACCACACCCTCTGATATGCGCTACCAACCGCTACCTAATCCAGCCTCTGCTCAAGGTGGTTTCACCGAAAGCAGGGGTCACTCAGGGGTCAGTACGCCCCAGCTGAAGAGCCGACAGACAGGCTACCCACTACCCACACAGCTGGAGTCCGGCTGGCACACGTCCGCCTTGGGCCGCCCTGAAGGAAACCCCTACCCGGAGCAAATGAGCATCAAGGGGGGCCAGAATGGGCACGGCTTCGGACGCCCCTCCAGGTCTCGTATGCCAAACCTCAACGACCTGAAAGAGACGGCTCTGTGA